From Amphiura filiformis chromosome 20, Afil_fr2py, whole genome shotgun sequence, a single genomic window includes:
- the LOC140142128 gene encoding uncharacterized protein: MPHVCKYCRRFFNNSPGYLPIPSRKKNIDDSRKDGFLILLFQDQCKGRNESTSMTSKQENENDSKRALYQGQHYEITSPISNEVKVHEWIHTKEKPYICQYCNKGFTQSGDLKTHERVNTKEKPYICQYCNKGFTKSCSAKRHERIHTKEKPYICQYCNKGFTQSCSLKRHERIHAKEKSYKCQYCNKSFTESGHLKIHERIHTNEKPYKCQYCKKGFTQSSNLKTHERIHTKEKPYTCQHCNKGFTQSGELKRHERIHTNEKHYICQYCYKGFTQSGDLKTHERVHTKEKPYICQYCNKGFTRSSYLKTHERIHTRMTSYTCSYCNKGFTQASNMKTHERIHTKEKPFICQYCNKGFTQLSNLKTHDCISIKALVV; the protein is encoded by the coding sequence ATGCCTCACGTGTGTAAATATTGCAGAAGGTTCTTTAATAATAGTCCTGGATATCTGCCCATACCAAGCAGAAAGAAAAACATTGATGATAGTAGAAAAGATGGGTTTCTAATATTATTATTTCAGGACCAATGCAAGGGTAGAAATGAGTCAACAAGTATGACAAGCAAGCAGGAGAATGAGAACGATTCGAAACGGGCATTATACCAAGGACAACATTATGAGATAACGTCTCCAATCAGTAATGAGGTAAAGGTACATGAATggatccataccaaagagaagccttatatatgtcaatactgtaataaaggcttcacacagtcaggtgacttgaaaacacatgaacgagtTAATACGAAAGAGAAGCCCTACATAtgtcaatactgtaataaaggctttaCAAAGTCATGTAGCGCGAAAAGACATGAAcgaatccataccaaagagaagccctacatatgtcaatactgtaataaaggcttcacacagtcatgtagcttgaaaagacatgaacgaaTCCATGCCAAAGAGAAGTCTTACAAATGTCAGTATTGCAATAAAAGCTTCACAGAGTCTGGTCACTTGAAAatacatgaacgaattcataccaacgagaagccttacaaatgccaatactgcaagaaaggcttcacacagtcaagTAACTTGAAGACACACGAACGAATTCATACCAAGGAGAAACCTTACACGTGCCAACACtgcaataaaggcttcacacagtctggtgaattgaaaagacatgaacgaaTCCATACCAATGAGAAACATTACATATGCCAATACTGCTATAAAGGCTTCACGCAGTCAGGtgacttgaaaacacatgaacgagttcatacgaaagagaagccttacatatgtcaatactgtaataaaggcttcacacggTCTAgttacttgaaaacacatgaacgaattcataccaGAATGACATCTTACACATGTTCAtattgcaacaaaggcttcacacaggcTAGTAAtatgaaaacacatgaacgaattcataccaaagagaagcctttcatATGCCAGtactgcaacaaaggcttcactcAATTAAgtaacttgaaaacacatgacTGCATTTCAATAAAGGCATTGGTAGTTTGA